A genomic window from Pirellulales bacterium includes:
- a CDS encoding glycosyltransferase family 4 protein: protein MRVGLVVRHFNPHRGGAERWTHELARRAIAAGHEVHVVAQNFGPPEQALPIVPHPVPATHSPYAFALAIDETLGELDLDLVHDMGFGWRFDILQPHFGAARAQFDRKLLSMSPVARTVRRCLTAVSPRWQQHERVAWRQYADHRRLVIALSKIVARDLERTHGWPMERSRLIYNGVDLDRFTPDNRAEHRTAVRERLRIRDDELVVLFVAHNFALKGLPTLLRAVGELRKNRRQVRLLAVGGKPERKYIRLAEQVGAVDCVDYLGAVADTAPLYAAADVFTLPTWYDSCSLVVLEALAAGLPVITTSHNGASEIMTDNHDGFVLEDPADWTHLAQRLDALVDPATRFRLGVAGRKLAERYPVEGNYDQVLNLWNQVAGGMRRAA, encoded by the coding sequence ATGAGAGTGGGTCTGGTCGTTCGTCATTTCAATCCTCACCGCGGCGGCGCCGAGCGTTGGACGCACGAGCTTGCCCGGCGCGCGATCGCGGCCGGTCACGAAGTACACGTGGTGGCGCAGAATTTTGGCCCGCCCGAGCAGGCGCTGCCGATCGTGCCCCATCCGGTGCCGGCGACGCACTCGCCGTACGCGTTCGCGCTCGCGATCGACGAAACCCTGGGCGAACTGGATCTCGATCTGGTTCACGACATGGGCTTCGGCTGGCGATTCGACATTCTGCAGCCGCACTTTGGCGCGGCGCGCGCTCAATTCGACCGCAAGTTACTATCCATGTCCCCCGTGGCGCGCACGGTGCGACGCTGCCTGACGGCGGTTTCGCCGCGATGGCAACAGCACGAACGGGTTGCCTGGCGGCAGTACGCCGATCATCGCCGGCTGGTCATCGCGCTATCAAAGATCGTAGCTCGCGATTTGGAACGCACGCACGGCTGGCCGATGGAACGTTCGCGATTGATCTACAACGGCGTCGATCTGGACCGATTTACCCCCGATAATCGCGCTGAACATCGCACCGCTGTCCGCGAACGGCTGCGTATCCGCGACGACGAGCTGGTGGTGCTTTTTGTCGCCCATAATTTCGCCCTCAAGGGATTGCCAACGCTGTTGCGCGCCGTGGGAGAGCTGAGGAAGAATCGCCGCCAGGTGCGCTTATTGGCCGTGGGGGGCAAACCCGAGCGAAAGTACATCCGCCTGGCCGAACAAGTGGGGGCCGTGGACTGCGTCGACTACCTGGGGGCCGTGGCGGATACGGCTCCTTTGTACGCCGCGGCCGATGTGTTCACGCTGCCGACGTGGTACGACTCGTGCAGCCTGGTCGTGCTCGAAGCGCTGGCCGCAGGCCTGCCCGTGATCACGACCAGCCACAACGGCGCGAGCGAGATCATGACGGATAACCACGATGGATTCGTCCTGGAAGACCCTGCGGACTGGACGCACCTGGCGCAGCGGCTAGATGCGCTGGTCGATCCGGCCACGCGCTTTCGCCTAGGGGTCGCCGGACGGAAGTTGGCCGAGCGGTACCCGGTTGAGGGAAACTACGATCAGGTCTTGAACCTGTGGAATCAAGTCGCCGGCGGGATGCGCCGCGCTGCCTGA
- a CDS encoding MMPL family transporter, with the protein MAPTDWPLSMETILNLVDRFRGTVWLVTLALAGVSLFLLTKLEILDSPERWMPRPTVEAWRVFDSHFDVGDTVAVGLHFSRPITEEDLPRLSQLRRRFAAIPGVKQVYDTSLVAEQIEGVPLMTLLARENHERFNLYAGALWDNPPPEDPTRTLVTVCELEFHPDKETDDVLNERRRTVVNSVHSIIAEEKVEAGWGQAVEFHVASAIVMMMELEKRARQVALTFLPMSIAVGMLSLYFSFRTWRTLAVAVLGSALAILLVLGWLGGGGGTLGVVTVATPALISIIGVASTMHFGEYAAEHGTTGETRRRTQLVSWVAVPCLGAAATTAVGFLMLVFNDLAPVRDLGVQLFIGSLLAFFGVFLVSQIIPIRNASGGVVLTQDRFRRYATAVIQRPAISSLLLLGVTAFLFFCAWPRPADYPIGLYVDADPFSFFTEEQPIAKALDLFSRREFGVYQLDVVLVPKEFAAPPKIGQKTDPVYEANRVRAREYSDQILSRRDLGVMRVVSTDAFHQRQQEFQQQLEKTRREEGIGAYLAKLSRVTSQSKIFSSTFQSWNHDKQGSGALRLTFLAHESGGEGFAPLLRYARDNLPYDRFDCYLCGSIAQVVQLGEGLSGGILWGLGSSVIIIAVLCGILFRSFKFTLLALPPNLFPVLALYGVMGLFKIPISSGSAMVATIALGIAVNDTMHFVLHYQRLTREQGFGTQRGIEQTIADLGRPIVLTSVVHIAGFTVFLLTDFQPLFHFGLLSSAAMTAAMLGDLFMLPNLLMLFDQRPDRVQGTSIPEAHLGHAQQPPQTVT; encoded by the coding sequence ATGGCGCCAACCGACTGGCCGCTCTCGATGGAAACGATTCTCAATCTCGTTGACCGCTTCCGCGGAACGGTCTGGCTCGTGACACTGGCGCTGGCGGGGGTTTCGCTGTTTTTGCTCACGAAGCTCGAGATTCTCGATTCGCCCGAGCGCTGGATGCCCCGCCCCACGGTTGAAGCATGGCGCGTGTTCGATAGCCACTTCGACGTTGGCGATACCGTGGCCGTGGGCTTGCACTTCAGCCGGCCGATCACGGAAGAAGATCTGCCGCGGTTGAGCCAGCTACGCAGACGCTTCGCCGCCATCCCCGGCGTGAAGCAAGTCTACGACACCTCGCTCGTGGCCGAGCAGATCGAAGGGGTGCCGCTCATGACCTTGCTCGCGCGCGAGAATCACGAGCGATTCAACTTGTACGCCGGCGCTCTGTGGGATAATCCACCGCCCGAGGATCCGACCCGCACGCTTGTTACCGTTTGCGAGCTGGAGTTCCATCCCGACAAGGAAACGGACGACGTCCTGAACGAGCGGCGCCGTACGGTCGTTAACTCGGTTCACTCGATCATCGCTGAGGAAAAGGTCGAAGCCGGCTGGGGGCAGGCGGTGGAATTTCACGTGGCCAGCGCCATTGTGATGATGATGGAGTTGGAAAAGCGTGCCCGGCAGGTGGCGCTGACGTTTTTGCCCATGTCGATCGCGGTCGGCATGTTGAGCCTGTATTTCAGCTTCCGCACATGGCGCACATTGGCCGTGGCTGTGCTTGGCAGCGCTCTGGCCATCTTGCTGGTGCTCGGCTGGCTGGGAGGTGGCGGCGGTACGTTAGGCGTGGTGACCGTGGCCACGCCGGCTTTGATCTCGATCATCGGCGTCGCCTCGACCATGCACTTTGGCGAATATGCCGCCGAGCATGGGACGACGGGCGAAACGCGCCGTCGTACACAACTGGTCAGTTGGGTGGCGGTTCCGTGCTTGGGAGCCGCGGCCACGACTGCCGTTGGCTTCTTGATGTTGGTGTTCAACGATTTGGCGCCGGTGCGCGACCTGGGCGTGCAACTCTTCATCGGGTCGTTACTGGCATTCTTCGGCGTGTTTCTCGTTTCGCAGATTATTCCGATACGCAACGCGTCAGGCGGAGTCGTTCTGACGCAGGATCGATTCCGCCGTTATGCCACGGCCGTGATTCAACGCCCGGCGATCAGTTCGTTGTTGCTGTTGGGTGTGACCGCATTTCTGTTCTTCTGCGCGTGGCCTAGGCCGGCTGATTACCCGATCGGCCTGTATGTCGATGCCGATCCATTTTCGTTCTTTACGGAAGAGCAGCCGATCGCCAAGGCACTGGACCTGTTCTCGCGGCGCGAATTTGGCGTCTATCAACTCGACGTGGTGCTGGTGCCGAAGGAATTCGCCGCGCCGCCGAAGATTGGCCAGAAGACCGATCCGGTTTACGAAGCCAACCGCGTCCGAGCTCGCGAGTACAGCGACCAGATCCTGTCGCGACGCGACCTGGGCGTGATGCGGGTTGTCTCGACCGACGCATTTCACCAGCGGCAGCAGGAATTTCAACAGCAGCTGGAAAAAACTCGCCGCGAAGAGGGAATCGGCGCCTACCTGGCCAAGCTGTCGCGCGTGACCTCGCAATCGAAAATCTTCTCGTCGACCTTCCAAAGTTGGAACCACGACAAACAAGGCTCGGGCGCCCTGCGGCTCACCTTCCTGGCACATGAGTCCGGCGGCGAAGGCTTTGCCCCGTTGTTGCGCTACGCGCGCGACAACTTGCCGTATGACCGGTTCGATTGCTACCTGTGCGGCTCGATCGCGCAGGTCGTGCAACTGGGCGAGGGACTTTCAGGCGGCATTCTGTGGGGGCTCGGTTCGAGCGTGATCATCATTGCCGTACTGTGCGGCATCCTGTTCCGGTCGTTCAAGTTCACGCTGTTGGCGCTGCCGCCGAATCTGTTTCCCGTGCTTGCCCTGTACGGTGTGATGGGCTTGTTCAAAATTCCCATCAGCTCGGGCTCGGCAATGGTGGCCACGATCGCCTTGGGCATCGCGGTGAATGACACGATGCATTTCGTGTTGCATTATCAACGTCTGACGCGCGAGCAAGGCTTCGGCACGCAGCGCGGCATCGAGCAAACGATCGCGGACCTGGGACGCCCGATCGTGTTGACCTCGGTCGTGCATATCGCGGGGTTCACAGTCTTCTTGCTGACCGACTTCCAGCCGCTGTTTCATTTCGGCCTGCTGTCGAGCGCCGCGATGACGGCCGCGATGTTGGGCGACCTGTTCATGCTGCCGAACCTGCTGATGCTTTTCGATCAGCGCCCCGATCGGGTCCAAGGAACCAGCATCCCGGAAGCGCACCTTGGCCATGCCCAGCAGCCACCACAAACCGTGACGTGA
- a CDS encoding DegT/DnrJ/EryC1/StrS family aminotransferase, with product MAQLALVGGQPTKTKPFPQWPQFDEHEREALLGVLDSRVWWRTPGTRTLQFERDFAAYHQARHGIAVTNGTHALEIALLALGLEPGDEVIVPDYTFVATASAVLMTGAIPVLVDVRADNYCIDCDLVERAIGPRTKAILPVHMGGHAADLDRLTEIATRHGLILLEDCAHAHGSQWRGRAVGTFGRAGTFSFQQSKLMTAGEGGIIITNDDGTERLLRSVHDCGRLPGTWFYSHFVYGSNYRLSEWQGAILGAQLTRLDDQTRRRHDNARLLDRLLADIPGITAQVLDSRITRNGHYAYIFHVDRQQFAGISTERFIEAMTAEGIPNQAAYPPVHALDVFTSGAFRSRLCPGTEGHASWQGPFPETERAAWETYWVPQYALLGDEQDMHEIAAAIQKIQRHAKELA from the coding sequence ATGGCTCAATTGGCACTTGTCGGTGGCCAACCGACGAAGACAAAACCGTTCCCGCAATGGCCGCAATTCGACGAGCATGAGCGCGAGGCCTTGCTCGGGGTCCTCGACAGCCGCGTCTGGTGGCGCACACCGGGGACGCGAACACTGCAGTTCGAGCGTGATTTCGCCGCCTACCATCAGGCACGGCATGGCATAGCGGTTACCAACGGCACGCACGCGCTCGAGATTGCCCTGTTGGCGCTGGGCCTGGAGCCTGGCGACGAGGTGATTGTCCCCGACTATACGTTTGTCGCCACGGCCAGTGCCGTTCTGATGACGGGCGCCATACCCGTGCTGGTCGACGTGCGGGCTGACAACTACTGCATCGATTGCGACCTGGTCGAACGTGCGATCGGCCCACGAACGAAAGCCATCTTGCCGGTTCACATGGGAGGGCACGCCGCGGACCTGGACCGGCTTACCGAGATCGCCACGCGCCACGGCCTGATACTGCTCGAAGATTGCGCGCACGCCCACGGCAGCCAATGGCGCGGCCGTGCGGTGGGGACCTTCGGCCGGGCCGGCACGTTCAGCTTCCAGCAAAGCAAGTTGATGACCGCCGGCGAAGGAGGGATCATCATTACCAACGACGACGGCACCGAGCGGCTGTTGCGCTCGGTCCATGATTGCGGTCGACTGCCCGGCACGTGGTTCTACAGCCATTTCGTTTACGGCTCGAACTATCGATTGAGCGAATGGCAGGGGGCCATTCTCGGCGCACAGCTCACGCGGCTGGATGATCAAACCCGGCGCCGGCACGATAACGCCCGGCTGCTCGATCGATTGCTTGCCGACATACCGGGCATTACGGCACAAGTGCTCGACTCACGCATCACGCGCAACGGCCACTACGCGTATATCTTCCATGTCGATCGACAGCAGTTCGCCGGCATCAGCACCGAGCGATTTATCGAGGCCATGACGGCCGAAGGCATCCCGAATCAGGCCGCTTATCCGCCAGTTCACGCGCTGGACGTTTTCACGAGCGGTGCTTTTCGCAGCCGACTTTGCCCCGGCACCGAGGGGCATGCAAGCTGGCAAGGCCCCTTCCCGGAAACTGAACGGGCCGCGTGGGAAACTTATTGGGTTCCACAATATGCCCTACTGGGTGACGAGCAGGACATGCACGAAATCGCGGCCGCGATCCAGAAGATTCAGCGCCACGCCAAGGAATTGGCGTAG
- a CDS encoding BON domain-containing protein — protein sequence MATTQRALSEARPLAQSALSDSVIFDLRDLVVEEGEDALVLRGSVKSFYHKQMAQELVRAVAGREVDVINSIDVQ from the coding sequence TTGGCCACGACGCAACGAGCTTTGAGTGAGGCACGACCGCTCGCGCAGTCGGCATTGTCCGACAGTGTTATTTTTGACTTGCGCGATCTGGTTGTCGAAGAGGGAGAGGACGCGCTGGTGCTGCGCGGCTCGGTGAAGAGCTTTTATCACAAGCAGATGGCGCAAGAGTTGGTCCGCGCCGTCGCCGGCCGTGAAGTCGACGTGATCAACTCGATCGACGTGCAGTAG